One Brienomyrus brachyistius isolate T26 chromosome 24, BBRACH_0.4, whole genome shotgun sequence DNA segment encodes these proteins:
- the LOC125720149 gene encoding uncharacterized protein LOC125720149 isoform X11 — protein sequence MGVPAGADALIQTVWESQRGQTPSSRPYGSPSGGRRLHPGRMGVPAGADAFIQTVWESQRGQTPSSRPYGSPSWGRHLHPGHMGVPAGADTLIQAVWESRLGQTPSSRPYGSPSWGRRPHPGRMGVPAGADALIQTVWESQRGQTPSSRPYGSPSWGRRLHPGRMGVPAGADAFIQAIWESRLGQMPSSRPYGRRMTLHHLFLLYMAHHTISSCPSLQPPDSIRTLPFPELHRRLSGANIKSLISDFHKT from the exons ATGGGAGTCCCAGCGGGGGCAGACGCCCTCATCCAGACCGTATGGGAGTCCCAGCGGGGGCAGACTCCCTCATCCAGACCGTATGGGAGTCCCAGCGGGGGCAGACGCCTTCATCCAGGCCGTATGGGAGTCCCAGCGGGGGCAGACGCCTTCATCCAGACCGTATGGGAGTCCCAGCGGGGGCAGACGCCCTCATCCAGACCGTATGGGAGTCCCAGCTGGGGCAGACACCTTCATCCAGGCCATATGGGAGTCCCAGCTGGGGCAGACACCCTCATCCAGGCCGTATGGGAGTCCCGCTTGGGGCAGACGCCCTCATCCAG GCCGTATGGGAGTCCCAGCTGGGGCAGACGCCCTCATCCAGGCCGTATGGGAGTCCCAGCTGGGGCAGACGCCCTCATCCAGACCGTATGGGAGTCCCAGCGGGGGCAGACGCCCTCATCCAGACCGTATGGGAGTCCCAGCTGGGGCAGACGCCTTCATCCAGGCCGTATGGGAGTCCCAGCTGGGGCAGACGCCTTCATCCAG GCCATATGGGAGTCCCGCTTGGGGCAGATGCCTTCATCCAGGCCGTATGGGAGGCGTATGACGCTTCATCACCTTTTCTTGCTCTATATGGCACATCACACCATCAGCAGTTGCCCCTCACTGCAACCCCCTGACTCGATAAGAACCCTTCCCTTCCCAGAGCTGCATAGAAGACTGTCAGGTGCCAATATCAAATCACTTATTTCTGATTTCCATAAAACATGA
- the LOC125720149 gene encoding uncharacterized protein LOC125720149 isoform X9, whose amino-acid sequence MLYGSPSGGRHPHPDRMGVPAGAGTLIQTIWESQRGQTPSSRPYGSPSGGRLPHPDRMGVPAGADAFIQAVWESQRGQTPSSRPYGSPSGGRRPHPDRMGVPAGADTFIQAIWESQLGQTPSSRPYGSPAWGRRPHPGRMGVPAGADALIQTVWESQRGQTPSSRPYGSPSWGRRLHPGRMGVPAGADAFIQAIWESRLGQMPSSRPYGRRMTLHHLFLLYMAHHTISSCPSLQPPDSIRTLPFPELHRRLSGANIKSLISDFHKT is encoded by the exons ATGCTATATGGGAGTCCCAGCGGGGGCAGACACCCTCATCCAGACCGTATGGGAGTCCCAGCGGGGGCAGGCACCCTCATCCAGACCATATGGGAGTCCCAGCGGGGGCAGACGCCCTCATCCAGACCGTATGGGAGTCCCAGCGGGGGCAGACTCCCTCATCCAGACCGTATGGGAGTCCCAGCGGGGGCAGACGCCTTCATCCAGGCCGTATGGGAGTCCCAGCGGGGGCAGACGCCTTCATCCAGACCGTATGGGAGTCCCAGCGGGGGCAGACGCCCTCATCCAGACCGTATGGGAGTCCCAGCTGGGGCAGACACCTTCATCCAGGCCATATGGGAGTCCCAGCTGGGGCAGACACCCTCATCCAGGCCGTATGGGAGTCCCGCTTGGGGCAGACGCCCTCATCCAG GCCGTATGGGAGTCCCAGCTGGGGCAGACGCCCTCATCCAGACCGTATGGGAGTCCCAGCGGGGGCAGACGCCCTCATCCAGACCGTATGGGAGTCCCAGCTGGGGCAGACGCCTTCATCCAGGCCGTATGGGAGTCCCAGCTGGGGCAGACGCCTTCATCCAG GCCATATGGGAGTCCCGCTTGGGGCAGATGCCTTCATCCAGGCCGTATGGGAGGCGTATGACGCTTCATCACCTTTTCTTGCTCTATATGGCACATCACACCATCAGCAGTTGCCCCTCACTGCAACCCCCTGACTCGATAAGAACCCTTCCCTTCCCAGAGCTGCATAGAAGACTGTCAGGTGCCAATATCAAATCACTTATTTCTGATTTCCATAAAACATGA
- the LOC125720149 gene encoding uncharacterized protein LOC125720149 isoform X5 — translation MLYGSPSGGRHPHPDRMGVPAGAGTLIQTIWESQRGQTPSSRPYGSPSGGRLPHPDRMGVPAGADAFIQAVWESQRGQTPSSRPYGSPSGGRRPHPDRMGVPAGADTFIQAIWESQLGQTPSSRPYGSPAWGRRPHPGRMGVPAGADALIQAVWESQLGQTPSSRPYGSPSGGRRPHPDRMGVPAGADAFIQAVWESQLGQTPSSRPYGSPSWGRRLHPGHMGVPLGADAFIQAIWESRLGQMPSSRPYGRRMTLHHLFLLYMAHHTISSCPSLQPPDSIRTLPFPELHRRLSGANIKSLISDFHKT, via the exons ATGCTATATGGGAGTCCCAGCGGGGGCAGACACCCTCATCCAGACCGTATGGGAGTCCCAGCGGGGGCAGGCACCCTCATCCAGACCATATGGGAGTCCCAGCGGGGGCAGACGCCCTCATCCAGACCGTATGGGAGTCCCAGCGGGGGCAGACTCCCTCATCCAGACCGTATGGGAGTCCCAGCGGGGGCAGACGCCTTCATCCAGGCCGTATGGGAGTCCCAGCGGGGGCAGACGCCTTCATCCAGACCGTATGGGAGTCCCAGCGGGGGCAGACGCCCTCATCCAGACCGTATGGGAGTCCCAGCTGGGGCAGACACCTTCATCCAGGCCATATGGGAGTCCCAGCTGGGGCAGACACCCTCATCCAGGCCGTATGGGAGTCCCGCTTGGGGCAGACGCCCTCATCCAG GCCGTATGGGAGTCCCAGCTGGGGCAGACGCCCTCATCCAGGCCGTATGGGAGTCCCAGCTGGGGCAGACGCCCTCATCCAGACCGTATGGGAGTCCCAGCGGGGGCAGACGCCCTCATCCAGACCGTATGGGAGTCCCAGCTGGGGCAGACGCCTTCATCCAGGCCGTATGGGAGTCCCAGCTGGGGCAGACGCCTTCATCCAGGCCGTATGGGAGTCCCAGCTGGGGCAGACGC CTTCATCCAGGCCATATGGGAGTCCCGCTTGGGGCAGATGCCTTCATCCAGGCCATATGGGAGTCCCGCTTGGGGCAGATGCCTTCATCCAGGCCGTATGGGAGGCGTATGACGCTTCATCACCTTTTCTTGCTCTATATGGCACATCACACCATCAGCAGTTGCCCCTCACTGCAACCCCCTGACTCGATAAGAACCCTTCCCTTCCCAGAGCTGCATAGAAGACTGTCAGGTGCCAATATCAAATCACTTATTTCTGATTTCCATAAAACATGA
- the LOC125720149 gene encoding uncharacterized protein LOC125720149 isoform X3 — MMVNYRTRTDSAASNQALTWTWQPHPCYMGVPAGADTLIQTVWESQRGQAPSSRPYGSPSGGRRPHPDRMGVPAGADSLIQTVWESQRGQTPSSRPYGSPSGGRRLHPDRMGVPAGADALIQTVWESQLGQTPSSRPYGSPSWGRHPHPGRMGVPLGADALIQAVWESQLGQTPSSRPYGSPSGGRRPHPDRMGVPAGADAFIQAVWESQLGQTPSSRPYGSPSWGRRLHPGHMGVPLGADAFIQAIWESRLGQMPSSRPYGRRMTLHHLFLLYMAHHTISSCPSLQPPDSIRTLPFPELHRRLSGANIKSLISDFHKT; from the exons ATGATGGTGAACTATAGGACTAGAACGGACAGCGCCGCTTCAAATCAAGCTCTCACCTGGACCTGGCAGCCACATCCATGCTATATGGGAGTCCCAGCGGGGGCAGACACCCTCATCCAGACCGTATGGGAGTCCCAGCGGGGGCAGGCACCCTCATCCAGACCATATGGGAGTCCCAGCGGGGGCAGACGCCCTCATCCAGACCGTATGGGAGTCCCAGCGGGGGCAGACTCCCTCATCCAGACCGTATGGGAGTCCCAGCGGGGGCAGACGCCTTCATCCAGGCCGTATGGGAGTCCCAGCGGGGGCAGACGCCTTCATCCAGACCGTATGGGAGTCCCAGCGGGGGCAGACGCCCTCATCCAGACCGTATGGGAGTCCCAGCTGGGGCAGACACCTTCATCCAGGCCATATGGGAGTCCCAGCTGGGGCAGACACCCTCATCCAGGCCGTATGGGAGTCCCGCTTGGGGCAGACGCCCTCATCCAG GCCGTATGGGAGTCCCAGCTGGGGCAGACGCCCTCATCCAGACCGTATGGGAGTCCCAGCGGGGGCAGACGCCCTCATCCAGACCGTATGGGAGTCCCAGCTGGGGCAGACGCCTTCATCCAGGCCGTATGGGAGTCCCAGCTGGGGCAGACGCCTTCATCCAGGCCGTATGGGAGTCCCAGCTGGGGCAGACGC CTTCATCCAGGCCATATGGGAGTCCCGCTTGGGGCAGATGCCTTCATCCAGGCCATATGGGAGTCCCGCTTGGGGCAGATGCCTTCATCCAGGCCGTATGGGAGGCGTATGACGCTTCATCACCTTTTCTTGCTCTATATGGCACATCACACCATCAGCAGTTGCCCCTCACTGCAACCCCCTGACTCGATAAGAACCCTTCCCTTCCCAGAGCTGCATAGAAGACTGTCAGGTGCCAATATCAAATCACTTATTTCTGATTTCCATAAAACATGA
- the LOC125720149 gene encoding uncharacterized protein LOC125720149 isoform X2, translating to MMVNYRTRTDSAASNQALTWTWQPHPCYMGVPAGADTLIQTVWESQRGQAPSSRPYGSPSGGRRPHPDRMGVPAGADSLIQTVWESQRGQTPSSRPYGSPSGGRRLHPDRMGVPAGADALIQTVWESQLGQTPSSRPYGSPSWGRHPHPGRMGVPLGADALIQAVWESQLGQTPSSRPYGSPSWGRRPHPDRMGVPAGADALIQTVWESQLGQTPSSRPYGSPSWGRRLHPGRMGVPAGADAFIQAIWESRLGQMPSSRPYGRRMTLHHLFLLYMAHHTISSCPSLQPPDSIRTLPFPELHRRLSGANIKSLISDFHKT from the exons ATGATGGTGAACTATAGGACTAGAACGGACAGCGCCGCTTCAAATCAAGCTCTCACCTGGACCTGGCAGCCACATCCATGCTATATGGGAGTCCCAGCGGGGGCAGACACCCTCATCCAGACCGTATGGGAGTCCCAGCGGGGGCAGGCACCCTCATCCAGACCATATGGGAGTCCCAGCGGGGGCAGACGCCCTCATCCAGACCGTATGGGAGTCCCAGCGGGGGCAGACTCCCTCATCCAGACCGTATGGGAGTCCCAGCGGGGGCAGACGCCTTCATCCAGGCCGTATGGGAGTCCCAGCGGGGGCAGACGCCTTCATCCAGACCGTATGGGAGTCCCAGCGGGGGCAGACGCCCTCATCCAGACCGTATGGGAGTCCCAGCTGGGGCAGACACCTTCATCCAGGCCATATGGGAGTCCCAGCTGGGGCAGACACCCTCATCCAGGCCGTATGGGAGTCCCGCTTGGGGCAGACGCCCTCATCCAG GCCGTATGGGAGTCCCAGCTGGGGCAGACGCCCTCATCCAGGCCGTATGGGAGTCCCAGCTGGGGCAGACGCCCTCATCCAGACCGTATGGGAGTCCCAGCGGGGGCAGACGCCCTCATCCAGACCGTATGGGAGTCCCAGCTGGGGCAGACGCCTTCATCCAGGCCGTATGGGAGTCCCAGCTGGGGCAGACGCCTTCATCCAGGCCGTATGGGAGTCCCAGCTGGGGCAGACGCCTTCATCCAG GCCATATGGGAGTCCCGCTTGGGGCAGATGCCTTCATCCAGGCCGTATGGGAGGCGTATGACGCTTCATCACCTTTTCTTGCTCTATATGGCACATCACACCATCAGCAGTTGCCCCTCACTGCAACCCCCTGACTCGATAAGAACCCTTCCCTTCCCAGAGCTGCATAGAAGACTGTCAGGTGCCAATATCAAATCACTTATTTCTGATTTCCATAAAACATGA
- the LOC125720149 gene encoding uncharacterized protein LOC125720149 isoform X10, producing MGVPAGADALIQTVWESQRGQTPSSRPYGSPSGGRRLHPGRMGVPAGADAFIQTVWESQRGQTPSSRPYGSPSWGRHLHPGHMGVPAGADTLIQAVWESRLGQTPSSRPYGSPSWGRRPHPDRMGVPAGADALIQTVWESQLGQTPSSRPYGSPSWGRRLHPGRMGVPAGADAFIQAIWESRLGQMPSSRPYGRRMTLHHLFLLYMAHHTISSCPSLQPPDSIRTLPFPELHRRLSGANIKSLISDFHKT from the exons ATGGGAGTCCCAGCGGGGGCAGACGCCCTCATCCAGACCGTATGGGAGTCCCAGCGGGGGCAGACTCCCTCATCCAGACCGTATGGGAGTCCCAGCGGGGGCAGACGCCTTCATCCAGGCCGTATGGGAGTCCCAGCGGGGGCAGACGCCTTCATCCAGACCGTATGGGAGTCCCAGCGGGGGCAGACGCCCTCATCCAGACCGTATGGGAGTCCCAGCTGGGGCAGACACCTTCATCCAGGCCATATGGGAGTCCCAGCTGGGGCAGACACCCTCATCCAGGCCGTATGGGAGTCCCGCTTGGGGCAGACGCCCTCATCCAG GCCGTATGGGAGTCCCAGCTGGGGCAGACGCCCTCATCCAGACCGTATGGGAGTCCCAGCGGGGGCAGACGCCCTCATCCAGACCGTATGGGAGTCCCAGCTGGGGCAGACGCCTTCATCCAGGCCGTATGGGAGTCCCAGCTGGGGCAGACGCCTTCATCCAGGCCGTATGGGAGTCCCAGCTGGGGCAGACGCCTTCATCCAG GCCATATGGGAGTCCCGCTTGGGGCAGATGCCTTCATCCAGGCCGTATGGGAGGCGTATGACGCTTCATCACCTTTTCTTGCTCTATATGGCACATCACACCATCAGCAGTTGCCCCTCACTGCAACCCCCTGACTCGATAAGAACCCTTCCCTTCCCAGAGCTGCATAGAAGACTGTCAGGTGCCAATATCAAATCACTTATTTCTGATTTCCATAAAACATGA
- the LOC125720149 gene encoding translation initiation factor IF-2-like isoform X1 gives MMVNYRTRTDSAASNQALTWTWQPHPCYMGVPAGADTLIQTVWESQRGQAPSSRPYGSPSGGRRPHPDRMGVPAGADSLIQTVWESQRGQTPSSRPYGSPSGGRRLHPDRMGVPAGADALIQTVWESQLGQTPSSRPYGSPSWGRHPHPGRMGVPLGADALIQAIWESRLGQTPSSRPYGSPSGGRRPHPDRMGVPAGADALIQTVWESQLGQTPSSRPYGSPSGGRRPHPGRMGVPAGADALIQAVWESQLGQTPSSRPYGSPSGGRRPHPDRMGVPAGADAFIQAVWESQLGQTPSSRPYGSPAWGRCLHPGHMGVPLGADAFIQAVWEAYDASSPFLALYGTSHHQQLPLTATP, from the exons ATGATGGTGAACTATAGGACTAGAACGGACAGCGCCGCTTCAAATCAAGCTCTCACCTGGACCTGGCAGCCACATCCATGCTATATGGGAGTCCCAGCGGGGGCAGACACCCTCATCCAGACCGTATGGGAGTCCCAGCGGGGGCAGGCACCCTCATCCAGACCATATGGGAGTCCCAGCGGGGGCAGACGCCCTCATCCAGACCGTATGGGAGTCCCAGCGGGGGCAGACTCCCTCATCCAGACCGTATGGGAGTCCCAGCGGGGGCAGACGCCTTCATCCAGGCCGTATGGGAGTCCCAGCGGGGGCAGACGCCTTCATCCAGACCGTATGGGAGTCCCAGCGGGGGCAGACGCCCTCATCCAGACCGTATGGGAGTCCCAGCTGGGGCAGACACCTTCATCCAGGCCATATGGGAGTCCCAGCTGGGGCAGACACCCTCATCCAGGCCGTATGGGAGTCCCGCTTGGGGCAGACGCCCTCATCCAGGCCATATGGGAGTCCCGCTTGGGGCAGACGCCCTCATCCAGACCGTATGGGAGTCCCAGCGGGGGCAGACGCCCTCATCCAGACCGTATGGGAGTCCCAGCGGGGGCAGACGCCCTCATCCAGACCGTATGGGAGTCCCAGCTGGGGCAGACGCCCTCATCCAGACCGTATGGGAGTCCCAGCGGGGGCAGACGCCCTCATCCAGGCCGTATGGGAGTCCCAGCTGGGGCAGACGCCCTCATCCAGGCCGTATGGGAGTCCCAGCTGGGGCAGACGCCCTCATCCAGACCGTATGGGAGTCCCAGCGGGGGCAGACGCCCTCATCCAGACCGTATGGGAGTCCCAGCTGGGGCAGACGCCTTCATCCAGGCCGTATGGGAGTCCCAGCTGGGGCAGACGC CTTCATCCAGGCCATATGGGAGTCCCGCTTGGGGCAGATGCCTTCATCCAGGCCATATGGGAGTCCCGCTTGGGGCAGATGCCTTCATCCAGGCCGTATGGGAGGCGTATGACGCTTCATCACCTTTTCTTGCTCTATATGGCACATCACACCATCAGCAGTTGCCCCTCACTGCAACCCCCTGA
- the LOC125720149 gene encoding mucin-1-like isoform X6, producing MLYGSPSGGRHPHPDRMGVPAGAGTLIQTIWESQRGQTPSSRPYGSPSGGRLPHPDRMGVPAGADAFIQAVWESQRGQTPSSRPYGSPSGGRRPHPDRMGVPAGADTFIQAIWESQLGQTPSSRPYGSPAWGRRPHPGHMGVPLGADALIQTVWESQRGQTPSSRPYGSPSGGRRPHPDRMGVPAGADALIQTVWESQRGQTPSSRPYGSPSWGRRPHPGRMGVPAGADALIQTVWESQRGQTPSSRPYGSPSWGRRLHPGHMGVPLGADAFIQAVWEAYDASSPFLALYGTSHHQQLPLTATP from the exons ATGCTATATGGGAGTCCCAGCGGGGGCAGACACCCTCATCCAGACCGTATGGGAGTCCCAGCGGGGGCAGGCACCCTCATCCAGACCATATGGGAGTCCCAGCGGGGGCAGACGCCCTCATCCAGACCGTATGGGAGTCCCAGCGGGGGCAGACTCCCTCATCCAGACCGTATGGGAGTCCCAGCGGGGGCAGACGCCTTCATCCAGGCCGTATGGGAGTCCCAGCGGGGGCAGACGCCTTCATCCAGACCGTATGGGAGTCCCAGCGGGGGCAGACGCCCTCATCCAGACCGTATGGGAGTCCCAGCTGGGGCAGACACCTTCATCCAGGCCATATGGGAGTCCCAGCTGGGGCAGACACCCTCATCCAGGCCGTATGGGAGTCCCGCTTGGGGCAGACGCCCTCATCCAGGCCATATGGGAGTCCCGCTTGGGGCAGACGCCCTCATCCAGACCGTATGGGAGTCCCAGCGGGGGCAGACGCCCTCATCCAGACCGTATGGGAGTCCCAGCGGGGGCAGACGCCCTCATCCAGACCGTATGGGAGTCCCAGCTGGGGCAGACGCCCTCATCCAGACCGTATGGGAGTCCCAGCGGGGGCAGACGCCCTCATCCAGGCCGTATGGGAGTCCCAGCTGGGGCAGACGCCCTCATCCAGGCCGTATGGGAGTCCCAGCTGGGGCAGACGCCCTCATCCAGACCGTATGGGAGTCCCAGCGGGGGCAGACGCCCTCATCCAGACCGTATGGGAGTCCCAGCTGGGGCAGACGCCTTCATCCAG GCCATATGGGAGTCCCGCTTGGGGCAGATGCCTTCATCCAGGCCGTATGGGAGGCGTATGACGCTTCATCACCTTTTCTTGCTCTATATGGCACATCACACCATCAGCAGTTGCCCCTCACTGCAACCCCCTGA
- the LOC125720149 gene encoding uncharacterized protein LOC125720149 isoform X8, translating into MGVPAGADALIQTVWESQRGQTPSSRPYGSPSGGRRLHPGRMGVPAGADAFIQTVWESQRGQTPSSRPYGSPSWGRHLHPGHMGVPAGADTLIQAVWESRLGQTPSSRPYGSPAWGRRPHPDRMGVPAGADALIQTVWESQRGQTPSSRPYGSPSWGRRPHPDRMGVPAGADALIQAVWESQLGQTPSSRPYGSPSWGRRPHPDRMGVPAGADALIQTVWESQLGQTPSSRPYGSPSWGRRLHPGHMGVPLGADAFIQAVWEAYDASSPFLALYGTSHHQQLPLTATP; encoded by the exons ATGGGAGTCCCAGCGGGGGCAGACGCCCTCATCCAGACCGTATGGGAGTCCCAGCGGGGGCAGACTCCCTCATCCAGACCGTATGGGAGTCCCAGCGGGGGCAGACGCCTTCATCCAGGCCGTATGGGAGTCCCAGCGGGGGCAGACGCCTTCATCCAGACCGTATGGGAGTCCCAGCGGGGGCAGACGCCCTCATCCAGACCGTATGGGAGTCCCAGCTGGGGCAGACACCTTCATCCAGGCCATATGGGAGTCCCAGCTGGGGCAGACACCCTCATCCAGGCCGTATGGGAGTCCCGCTTGGGGCAGACGCCCTCATCCAGGCCATATGGGAGTCCCGCTTGGGGCAGACGCCCTCATCCAGACCGTATGGGAGTCCCAGCGGGGGCAGACGCCCTCATCCAGACCGTATGGGAGTCCCAGCGGGGGCAGACGCCCTCATCCAGACCGTATGGGAGTCCCAGCTGGGGCAGACGCCCTCATCCAGACCGTATGGGAGTCCCAGCGGGGGCAGACGCCCTCATCCAGGCCGTATGGGAGTCCCAGCTGGGGCAGACGCCCTCATCCAGGCCGTATGGGAGTCCCAGCTGGGGCAGACGCCCTCATCCAGACCGTATGGGAGTCCCAGCGGGGGCAGACGCCCTCATCCAGACCGTATGGGAGTCCCAGCTGGGGCAGACGCCTTCATCCAGGCCGTATGGGAGTCCCAGCTGGGGCAGACGCCTTCATCCAG GCCATATGGGAGTCCCGCTTGGGGCAGATGCCTTCATCCAGGCCGTATGGGAGGCGTATGACGCTTCATCACCTTTTCTTGCTCTATATGGCACATCACACCATCAGCAGTTGCCCCTCACTGCAACCCCCTGA
- the LOC125720149 gene encoding uncharacterized protein LOC125720149 isoform X7 — translation MGVPAGADALIQTVWESQRGQTPSSRPYGSPSGGRRLHPGRMGVPAGADAFIQTVWESQRGQTPSSRPYGSPSWGRHLHPGHMGVPAGADTLIQAVWESRLGQTPSSRPYGSPAWGRRPHPDRMGVPAGADALIQTVWESQRGQTPSSRPYGSPSWGRRPHPDRMGVPAGADALIQAVWESQLGQTPSSRPYGSPSWGRRPHPDRMGVPAGADALIQTVWESQLGQTPSSRPYGSPSWGRRLHPGRMGVPAGADAFIQAIWESRLGQMPSSRPYGSPAWGRCLHPGRMGGV, via the exons ATGGGAGTCCCAGCGGGGGCAGACGCCCTCATCCAGACCGTATGGGAGTCCCAGCGGGGGCAGACTCCCTCATCCAGACCGTATGGGAGTCCCAGCGGGGGCAGACGCCTTCATCCAGGCCGTATGGGAGTCCCAGCGGGGGCAGACGCCTTCATCCAGACCGTATGGGAGTCCCAGCGGGGGCAGACGCCCTCATCCAGACCGTATGGGAGTCCCAGCTGGGGCAGACACCTTCATCCAGGCCATATGGGAGTCCCAGCTGGGGCAGACACCCTCATCCAGGCCGTATGGGAGTCCCGCTTGGGGCAGACGCCCTCATCCAGGCCATATGGGAGTCCCGCTTGGGGCAGACGCCCTCATCCAGACCGTATGGGAGTCCCAGCGGGGGCAGACGCCCTCATCCAGACCGTATGGGAGTCCCAGCGGGGGCAGACGCCCTCATCCAGACCGTATGGGAGTCCCAGCTGGGGCAGACGCCCTCATCCAGACCGTATGGGAGTCCCAGCGGGGGCAGACGCCCTCATCCAGGCCGTATGGGAGTCCCAGCTGGGGCAGACGCCCTCATCCAGGCCGTATGGGAGTCCCAGCTGGGGCAGACGCCCTCATCCAGACCGTATGGGAGTCCCAGCGGGGGCAGACGCCCTCATCCAGACCGTATGGGAGTCCCAGCTGGGGCAGACGCCTTCATCCAGGCCGTATGGGAGTCCCAGCTGGGGCAGACGCCTTCATCCAGGCCGTATGGGAGTCCCAGCTGGGGCAGACGC CTTCATCCAGGCCATATGGGAGTCCCGCTTGGGGCAGATGCCTTCATCCAGGCCATATGGGAGTCCCGCTTGGGGCAGATGCCTTCATCCAGGCCGTATGGGAGGCGTATGA
- the LOC125720149 gene encoding translation initiation factor IF-2-like isoform X4, protein MMVNYRTRTDSAASNQALTWTWQPHPCYMGVPAGADTLIQTVWESQRGQAPSSRPYGSPSGGRRPHPDRMGVPAGADSLIQTVWESQRGQTPSSRPYGSPSGGRRLHPDRMGVPAGADALIQTVWESQLGQTPSSRPYGSPSWGRHPHPGRMGVPLGADALIQAIWESRLGQTPSSRPYGSPSGGRRPHPDRMGVPAGADALIQTVWESQLGQTPSSRPYGSPSGGRRPHPGRMGVPAGADALIQAVWESQLGQTPSSRPYGSPSGGRRPHPDRMGVPAGADAFIQAIWESRLGQMPSSRPYGSPAWGRCLHPGRMGGV, encoded by the exons ATGATGGTGAACTATAGGACTAGAACGGACAGCGCCGCTTCAAATCAAGCTCTCACCTGGACCTGGCAGCCACATCCATGCTATATGGGAGTCCCAGCGGGGGCAGACACCCTCATCCAGACCGTATGGGAGTCCCAGCGGGGGCAGGCACCCTCATCCAGACCATATGGGAGTCCCAGCGGGGGCAGACGCCCTCATCCAGACCGTATGGGAGTCCCAGCGGGGGCAGACTCCCTCATCCAGACCGTATGGGAGTCCCAGCGGGGGCAGACGCCTTCATCCAGGCCGTATGGGAGTCCCAGCGGGGGCAGACGCCTTCATCCAGACCGTATGGGAGTCCCAGCGGGGGCAGACGCCCTCATCCAGACCGTATGGGAGTCCCAGCTGGGGCAGACACCTTCATCCAGGCCATATGGGAGTCCCAGCTGGGGCAGACACCCTCATCCAGGCCGTATGGGAGTCCCGCTTGGGGCAGACGCCCTCATCCAGGCCATATGGGAGTCCCGCTTGGGGCAGACGCCCTCATCCAGACCGTATGGGAGTCCCAGCGGGGGCAGACGCCCTCATCCAGACCGTATGGGAGTCCCAGCGGGGGCAGACGCCCTCATCCAGACCGTATGGGAGTCCCAGCTGGGGCAGACGCCCTCATCCAGACCGTATGGGAGTCCCAGCGGGGGCAGACGCCCTCATCCAGGCCGTATGGGAGTCCCAGCTGGGGCAGACGCCCTCATCCAGGCCGTATGGGAGTCCCAGCTGGGGCAGACGCCCTCATCCAGACCGTATGGGAGTCCCAGCGGGGGCAGACGCCCTCATCCAGACCGTATGGGAGTCCCAGCTGGGGCAGACGC CTTCATCCAGGCCATATGGGAGTCCCGCTTGGGGCAGATGCCTTCATCCAGGCCATATGGGAGTCCCGCTTGGGGCAGATGCCTTCATCCAGGCCGTATGGGAGGCGTATGA